From a region of the Mauremys mutica isolate MM-2020 ecotype Southern chromosome 12, ASM2049712v1, whole genome shotgun sequence genome:
- the LOC123346238 gene encoding zinc finger protein 501-like isoform X4 — translation MQENYETVTSLGFPIAKPELIARLEQGEEPWVPDLQACKERQLLRCTRTGAERGSENEEGNQHQEVPGEVQPQATFVGRGEGNFSQCWEEGEAWGNWHMSESLLGNHPRKKVGESINGGGGDEDPRMQQTNSKEETPCHRLQCGKGLIVRSQLVTDQTIHTRKKPLQCLDRGETFNKLSDLNNHGRSHTGEKPIQCLECGKCFRSKSALNSHEKSHTEERPHKCLDCGKSFKRKSDLVKHQAVHTGERPHKCLDCGKSFKRRASLLIHQAIHTGERSHKCLDCGKSFTWRSSLVNHQAVHSGERPHKCLDCGKRFTRRTGLVKHQAVHSGERPHKCLDCGKSFTWKSNLVIHQGIHTGERPHMCLDCGKSFIQRSILGKHQAIHKGERPHKCLECGKSFIRRSDLIKHGRIHTRCKIL, via the exons atgcaggagaactacgagacggtgacctcgctgg GATTTCCCATTGCCAAACCTGAGCTGATTGCCCGCCTGGAGCAAGGGGAAGAGCCTTGGGTGCCGGATCTCCAGGCCTGCAAGGAAAGACAGCTTCTGAGATGCACccgcacag gtgctgagcgagggagtgagaacgaggaggggaATCAACATCAGGAAGTTCCTGGAGAAGTGCAACCACAGGCGACCTTTGTGGGAAGAGGggaagggaatttttcccagtgctgggAAGAGGGAGAAGCCTGGGGAAATTGGCACATGTCAGAGAGTCTTCTGGGAAACCACCCAAGGAAGAAAGTGGGTGAATCTATTAATGGTGGGGGAGGAGACGAAGATCCCAGAATGCAGCAAACAAATTCCAAGGAAGAGACACCCTGTCACCGCCTGCAGTGTGGGAAAGGATTAATTGTGAGATCACAGCTTGTGACAGATCAGACAATCCATACCAGAAAGAAACCCCTTCAATGCTTGGACCGTGGGGAAACCTTCAATAAGCTCTCAGATCTTAATAACCATGGGAGAAGCCACACTGGAGAGAAGCCCATTCagtgccttgagtgtgggaaatgtttcaggTCAAaatcagcactaaattcacatgaGAAAAGCCACACAGAAGAGAGAcctcataagtgcttggactgtgggaaaagtttcaagcggaagtcagaccttgttaaacatcaggcagtccacacaggagagagaccccacaagtgcttggactgtgggaaaagtttcaagcgGAGAGCATCCCTTCTTATTCATCAGgccatccacacaggagagagatcccataagtgcttggactgtggaaaaagtttcacttGGAGATCATCCCTTGTTAATCATCAGGCAGTCCactcaggagagagaccccataagtgcttggactgtgggaaacgTTTCACACGGAGAACAggccttgttaaacatcaggcagtccactcaggagagagacctcataagtgcttggactgtgggaaaagtttcacatggAAGTCAAACCTTGTTATTCATCaaggaatccacacaggagagagaccccatatgtgcttggactgtgggaaaagtttcatacagaggtcaatCCTTggtaaacatcaggcaatccataaaggagagagacctcataagtgcttggagtgtgggaaaagtttcatacggaggtcagacCTCATTAAACATGGAAGAATCCACACAAGATGTAAAATTCTATGA
- the LOC123346238 gene encoding zinc finger protein 501-like isoform X3 — protein MQENYETVTSLGFPIAKPELIARLEQGEEPWVPDLQACKERQLLRCTRTAGAERGSENEEGNQHQEVPGEVQPQATFVGRGEGNFSQCWEEGEAWGNWHMSESLLGNHPRKKVGESINGGGGDEDPRMQQTNSKEETPCHRLQCGKGLIVRSQLVTDQTIHTRKKPLQCLDRGETFNKLSDLNNHGRSHTGEKPIQCLECGKCFRSKSALNSHEKSHTEERPHKCLDCGKSFKRKSDLVKHQAVHTGERPHKCLDCGKSFKRRASLLIHQAIHTGERSHKCLDCGKSFTWRSSLVNHQAVHSGERPHKCLDCGKRFTRRTGLVKHQAVHSGERPHKCLDCGKSFTWKSNLVIHQGIHTGERPHMCLDCGKSFIQRSILGKHQAIHKGERPHKCLECGKSFIRRSDLIKHGRIHTRCKIL, from the exons atgcaggagaactacgagacggtgacctcgctgg GATTTCCCATTGCCAAACCTGAGCTGATTGCCCGCCTGGAGCAAGGGGAAGAGCCTTGGGTGCCGGATCTCCAGGCCTGCAAGGAAAGACAGCTTCTGAGATGCACccgcacag caggtgctgagcgagggagtgagaacgaggaggggaATCAACATCAGGAAGTTCCTGGAGAAGTGCAACCACAGGCGACCTTTGTGGGAAGAGGggaagggaatttttcccagtgctgggAAGAGGGAGAAGCCTGGGGAAATTGGCACATGTCAGAGAGTCTTCTGGGAAACCACCCAAGGAAGAAAGTGGGTGAATCTATTAATGGTGGGGGAGGAGACGAAGATCCCAGAATGCAGCAAACAAATTCCAAGGAAGAGACACCCTGTCACCGCCTGCAGTGTGGGAAAGGATTAATTGTGAGATCACAGCTTGTGACAGATCAGACAATCCATACCAGAAAGAAACCCCTTCAATGCTTGGACCGTGGGGAAACCTTCAATAAGCTCTCAGATCTTAATAACCATGGGAGAAGCCACACTGGAGAGAAGCCCATTCagtgccttgagtgtgggaaatgtttcaggTCAAaatcagcactaaattcacatgaGAAAAGCCACACAGAAGAGAGAcctcataagtgcttggactgtgggaaaagtttcaagcggaagtcagaccttgttaaacatcaggcagtccacacaggagagagaccccacaagtgcttggactgtgggaaaagtttcaagcgGAGAGCATCCCTTCTTATTCATCAGgccatccacacaggagagagatcccataagtgcttggactgtggaaaaagtttcacttGGAGATCATCCCTTGTTAATCATCAGGCAGTCCactcaggagagagaccccataagtgcttggactgtgggaaacgTTTCACACGGAGAACAggccttgttaaacatcaggcagtccactcaggagagagacctcataagtgcttggactgtgggaaaagtttcacatggAAGTCAAACCTTGTTATTCATCaaggaatccacacaggagagagaccccatatgtgcttggactgtgggaaaagtttcatacagaggtcaatCCTTggtaaacatcaggcaatccataaaggagagagacctcataagtgcttggagtgtgggaaaagtttcatacggaggtcagacCTCATTAAACATGGAAGAATCCACACAAGATGTAAAATTCTATGA
- the LOC123346238 gene encoding zinc finger protein 501-like isoform X2: MQENYETVTSLDIFFCARGLSDHVPVLLDSTFLQQSTGFPIAKPELIARLEQGEEPWVPDLQACKERQLLRCTRTGAERGSENEEGNQHQEVPGEVQPQATFVGRGEGNFSQCWEEGEAWGNWHMSESLLGNHPRKKVGESINGGGGDEDPRMQQTNSKEETPCHRLQCGKGLIVRSQLVTDQTIHTRKKPLQCLDRGETFNKLSDLNNHGRSHTGEKPIQCLECGKCFRSKSALNSHEKSHTEERPHKCLDCGKSFKRKSDLVKHQAVHTGERPHKCLDCGKSFKRRASLLIHQAIHTGERSHKCLDCGKSFTWRSSLVNHQAVHSGERPHKCLDCGKRFTRRTGLVKHQAVHSGERPHKCLDCGKSFTWKSNLVIHQGIHTGERPHMCLDCGKSFIQRSILGKHQAIHKGERPHKCLECGKSFIRRSDLIKHGRIHTRCKIL, encoded by the exons atgcaggagaactacgagacggtgacctcgctgg ACATCTTCTTCTGtgcaagggggctcagtgaccatgTTCCCGTCCTCTTGGATTCCACGTTTCTGcagcagagcacag GATTTCCCATTGCCAAACCTGAGCTGATTGCCCGCCTGGAGCAAGGGGAAGAGCCTTGGGTGCCGGATCTCCAGGCCTGCAAGGAAAGACAGCTTCTGAGATGCACccgcacag gtgctgagcgagggagtgagaacgaggaggggaATCAACATCAGGAAGTTCCTGGAGAAGTGCAACCACAGGCGACCTTTGTGGGAAGAGGggaagggaatttttcccagtgctgggAAGAGGGAGAAGCCTGGGGAAATTGGCACATGTCAGAGAGTCTTCTGGGAAACCACCCAAGGAAGAAAGTGGGTGAATCTATTAATGGTGGGGGAGGAGACGAAGATCCCAGAATGCAGCAAACAAATTCCAAGGAAGAGACACCCTGTCACCGCCTGCAGTGTGGGAAAGGATTAATTGTGAGATCACAGCTTGTGACAGATCAGACAATCCATACCAGAAAGAAACCCCTTCAATGCTTGGACCGTGGGGAAACCTTCAATAAGCTCTCAGATCTTAATAACCATGGGAGAAGCCACACTGGAGAGAAGCCCATTCagtgccttgagtgtgggaaatgtttcaggTCAAaatcagcactaaattcacatgaGAAAAGCCACACAGAAGAGAGAcctcataagtgcttggactgtgggaaaagtttcaagcggaagtcagaccttgttaaacatcaggcagtccacacaggagagagaccccacaagtgcttggactgtgggaaaagtttcaagcgGAGAGCATCCCTTCTTATTCATCAGgccatccacacaggagagagatcccataagtgcttggactgtggaaaaagtttcacttGGAGATCATCCCTTGTTAATCATCAGGCAGTCCactcaggagagagaccccataagtgcttggactgtgggaaacgTTTCACACGGAGAACAggccttgttaaacatcaggcagtccactcaggagagagacctcataagtgcttggactgtgggaaaagtttcacatggAAGTCAAACCTTGTTATTCATCaaggaatccacacaggagagagaccccatatgtgcttggactgtgggaaaagtttcatacagaggtcaatCCTTggtaaacatcaggcaatccataaaggagagagacctcataagtgcttggagtgtgggaaaagtttcatacggaggtcagacCTCATTAAACATGGAAGAATCCACACAAGATGTAAAATTCTATGA
- the LOC123346238 gene encoding zinc finger protein 501-like isoform X1, translating to MQENYETVTSLDIFFCARGLSDHVPVLLDSTFLQQSTGFPIAKPELIARLEQGEEPWVPDLQACKERQLLRCTRTAGAERGSENEEGNQHQEVPGEVQPQATFVGRGEGNFSQCWEEGEAWGNWHMSESLLGNHPRKKVGESINGGGGDEDPRMQQTNSKEETPCHRLQCGKGLIVRSQLVTDQTIHTRKKPLQCLDRGETFNKLSDLNNHGRSHTGEKPIQCLECGKCFRSKSALNSHEKSHTEERPHKCLDCGKSFKRKSDLVKHQAVHTGERPHKCLDCGKSFKRRASLLIHQAIHTGERSHKCLDCGKSFTWRSSLVNHQAVHSGERPHKCLDCGKRFTRRTGLVKHQAVHSGERPHKCLDCGKSFTWKSNLVIHQGIHTGERPHMCLDCGKSFIQRSILGKHQAIHKGERPHKCLECGKSFIRRSDLIKHGRIHTRCKIL from the exons atgcaggagaactacgagacggtgacctcgctgg ACATCTTCTTCTGtgcaagggggctcagtgaccatgTTCCCGTCCTCTTGGATTCCACGTTTCTGcagcagagcacag GATTTCCCATTGCCAAACCTGAGCTGATTGCCCGCCTGGAGCAAGGGGAAGAGCCTTGGGTGCCGGATCTCCAGGCCTGCAAGGAAAGACAGCTTCTGAGATGCACccgcacag caggtgctgagcgagggagtgagaacgaggaggggaATCAACATCAGGAAGTTCCTGGAGAAGTGCAACCACAGGCGACCTTTGTGGGAAGAGGggaagggaatttttcccagtgctgggAAGAGGGAGAAGCCTGGGGAAATTGGCACATGTCAGAGAGTCTTCTGGGAAACCACCCAAGGAAGAAAGTGGGTGAATCTATTAATGGTGGGGGAGGAGACGAAGATCCCAGAATGCAGCAAACAAATTCCAAGGAAGAGACACCCTGTCACCGCCTGCAGTGTGGGAAAGGATTAATTGTGAGATCACAGCTTGTGACAGATCAGACAATCCATACCAGAAAGAAACCCCTTCAATGCTTGGACCGTGGGGAAACCTTCAATAAGCTCTCAGATCTTAATAACCATGGGAGAAGCCACACTGGAGAGAAGCCCATTCagtgccttgagtgtgggaaatgtttcaggTCAAaatcagcactaaattcacatgaGAAAAGCCACACAGAAGAGAGAcctcataagtgcttggactgtgggaaaagtttcaagcggaagtcagaccttgttaaacatcaggcagtccacacaggagagagaccccacaagtgcttggactgtgggaaaagtttcaagcgGAGAGCATCCCTTCTTATTCATCAGgccatccacacaggagagagatcccataagtgcttggactgtggaaaaagtttcacttGGAGATCATCCCTTGTTAATCATCAGGCAGTCCactcaggagagagaccccataagtgcttggactgtgggaaacgTTTCACACGGAGAACAggccttgttaaacatcaggcagtccactcaggagagagacctcataagtgcttggactgtgggaaaagtttcacatggAAGTCAAACCTTGTTATTCATCaaggaatccacacaggagagagaccccatatgtgcttggactgtgggaaaagtttcatacagaggtcaatCCTTggtaaacatcaggcaatccataaaggagagagacctcataagtgcttggagtgtgggaaaagtttcatacggaggtcagacCTCATTAAACATGGAAGAATCCACACAAGATGTAAAATTCTATGA